The following DNA comes from bacterium.
GATTGCCGGCACAATCGTGATGACCGATCACGGCAACTAGCTTCGATTTATGTGCCCTGATAGAGATCATTACTTTGTTACGGATTGATTCAAGCTCATCAGGAGTTGCAGTGGAGACAAGTTTATCGGCTCCCGGCTCGGTAATGGCATCAACATAGTCAACATGAAAGTTCGCACGAATCCAGTCGGTCACTGGCATTTGCACCCTGCCGTCAATGCAGGTAATCGCTGTTCCGAAAGCGTAATTGGACATAATTCTTCACCCCATAATATTACGTTACCCTCATTGTTACACAGCAAGCCCTGAAGAAACAAAAAAGCCTGCACGGCTGTGCCGCGCAGGCTTTAATTATTAATTTTTAGCCTCTTAATGCTTCGGCGCCGCTGACTACTTCTAGGATTTCCTTGGTAATGGCTGCCTGGCGGGCGCGGTTGGCGGTTAGTGTCAGCTCTTGGATAATTTTGCCAGCGTTATCGGTTGCGCTCGTCATAGCGGTCATTCGGGCGCCGTGCTCACTGGCATTGGCTTCCAATAGCGTCTGATAGACTTGGTTGAAAACATATCGCGGCAACAGGCTGCCTAATAGCTTCTGTGGTTCCGGCTCGAAAAGGTATTCACGATGAGTTACCGTTTCAGCTTCCGGAGGAACTATAGGCAATAACTGAGCTGATGAAGGAAATTGAATAAGTGCACTCTGGAAACGAGCATAAATAATCAAAACCGAATCCACTTGACCGCTTTCAAACATCTCACAGCTTAATCGAGTTATAGTGGTCGCCTCTGCAATAGTAGGCCCTGTATTAGGTAAGGAAACACTGTGAAGCACATTAAAATCACGACGTCGAAGGAATTGATCTGCTTTCTTACCAACTGCGATGATATCCACCGCATCCTTGGGATATTCAGAAAGCGTTTCAACAGCTTTTCGCAAAACGTTCGTGTTATAGCTTCCGCAAAGCCCTCTATCAGAAGTAATCACAATCGCAGCAATACGACGGATTGGATTGCGGCGTTCCAATAATGGATGAGGCGGCAGTTCACTAGCCATCGCTAGATTGCTCATCAACTCGCGCATTTTGCCGGCATAAGGTCGCGCCTGCAAGACTTTATCCTGCGATCGCTTAAAACGCGCACCTGCTACCAGCTTCATCGCACGAGTGATCTGCTGGATATTCTTCGCCGCTTTTATTCTCTGTCGTACTTGCTTTATACTTCGCATATTGTTAGCAATCAGCTTTCAGTTATCAGCCGTCAGCTTTCTTAATTATTAAACCCCTACGAACTTGGCTTTGAATTCTTTGGCTGCTTTGTGCAGGGTTGCTTCGATTTCCGGCGTAATTACTTTTTCAGTTCTTATTGATTGGGAAACCTCTGGGAATTTTTCCTTAACGAACTTTAGTATGCCTTCTTCGAAAGGCTTTACCTTAGCGACAAGAAGGTCATCCAGATAGCCTTGTGCGCCAACAAAAAGCACGACGACCTGATCCTCGACCGGCATCGGCACATATTGAGGCTGTTTTAGGACTTCGGTCAAACGGACACCTCGCTGAAGCTGCGCCTGGGTGGTTTTATCCAAATCAGACGCAAATTGTGCGAATGCCTGTACCTCCCTGAACTGTGCCATCTCTAAGCGCAACCGTCCGGCGACCTGCTTCATCGCCTTAATTTGCGCATTACCACCAACGCGGGAGACTGAAATACCCACGTTAATGGCGGGACGAACACCGGCAAAGAATAGGTCAGGCTCGAGATAAATCTGACCGTCGGTAATTGAGATAACATTTGTCGGAATATACGCTGAAACGTCACCCGCCTGGGTTTCGATGATTGGGAGCGCAGTCAAACTGCCCGCGCCAAGCTCATCGCTTACCTTAGCAGCGCGCTCAAGTAAGCGAGAATGCAGATAGAAAACATCGCCTGGGAAAGCTTCACGTCCCGGGGGGCGTCGTAGCAATAGCGATACCGCGCGATAAGCCTGAGCGTGCTTGGTAAGATCGTCATAAATCACCAATGCGCTCTTGCCGTTGTCGCGGAAGTATTCGCCGATAGTGCAACCGGTGTAAGGCGCAATATACTGCTCGGCGTTCGAATCAGAAGCGGTAGCGGTTACGACGGTGGTGTATTCCATCGCCCCATTCCTAGTTAGAATATCAACCACACGCGCCACGTTCGCCATCTTCTGACCGATTGCGACATAGATACAATAAACGGGGTTGTCCGTATGCTGAGTGTGCTTCTGGTTGATGATGGTATCGATTGCGATGGCGGTCTTACCCGTCTGGCGGTCACCAATAATAAGCTCGCGCTGGCCGCGGCCAATCGGGATCATCGAGTCGATGGCTTTAATACCTGTTTGAAGTGGTTCTTTGACCGGTTGGCGATTAATAACGCCTGGCGCCATGACTTCAATTCGACGAGTTTCTGATGAGGGAATTTCGCCTT
Coding sequences within:
- a CDS encoding carbonic anhydrase; the protein is MSNYAFGTAITCIDGRVQMPVTDWIRANFHVDYVDAITEPGADKLVSTATPDELESIRNKVMISIRAHKSKLVAVIGHHDCAGNPVSNEEHLEMIRKAVEVVSSWELSVTVIGLWVNEHWQVSQVN
- the atpG gene encoding ATP synthase F1 subunit gamma yields the protein MRSIKQVRQRIKAAKNIQQITRAMKLVAGARFKRSQDKVLQARPYAGKMRELMSNLAMASELPPHPLLERRNPIRRIAAIVITSDRGLCGSYNTNVLRKAVETLSEYPKDAVDIIAVGKKADQFLRRRDFNVLHSVSLPNTGPTIAEATTITRLSCEMFESGQVDSVLIIYARFQSALIQFPSSAQLLPIVPPEAETVTHREYLFEPEPQKLLGSLLPRYVFNQVYQTLLEANASEHGARMTAMTSATDNAGKIIQELTLTANRARQAAITKEILEVVSGAEALRG
- the atpA gene encoding F0F1 ATP synthase subunit alpha produces the protein MGIRPEEVTSILEKELEGYERGVAVESVGTVLQVGDGIARVHGLYDAMVGELLEFPGNVMGITLNLEEDNIGAIILGSDSEIKEGDSVRRTGRIVEVPVGSAVLGRVVDALGRPIDSKGEIPSSETRRIEVMAPGVINRQPVKEPLQTGIKAIDSMIPIGRGQRELIIGDRQTGKTAIAIDTIINQKHTQHTDNPVYCIYVAIGQKMANVARVVDILTRNGAMEYTTVVTATASDSNAEQYIAPYTGCTIGEYFRDNGKSALVIYDDLTKHAQAYRAVSLLLRRPPGREAFPGDVFYLHSRLLERAAKVSDELGAGSLTALPIIETQAGDVSAYIPTNVISITDGQIYLEPDLFFAGVRPAINVGISVSRVGGNAQIKAMKQVAGRLRLEMAQFREVQAFAQFASDLDKTTQAQLQRGVRLTEVLKQPQYVPMPVEDQVVVLFVGAQGYLDDLLVAKVKPFEEGILKFVKEKFPEVSQSIRTEKVITPEIEATLHKAAKEFKAKFVGV